The Corylus avellana chromosome ca8, CavTom2PMs-1.0 genome has a segment encoding these proteins:
- the LOC132190457 gene encoding large ribosomal subunit protein eL13z, translating to MVKHNNVIPNGHFKKHWQNYVKTWFNQPARKTRRRNARQKKAVKIFPRPTAGPLRPIVHGQTLKYNMKVRAGRGFSLEELKAANVPKKLAPTIGIAVDHRRRNRSLETLQANVQRLKTYKAKLVVFPRRARKFKAGDSAPEELATATQVQGPYLPIVREKPSVELVKVTEEMKSFRAYDKLRIERTNQRHVGARMKKAAEAEKEEKK from the exons ATGGTTAAGCACAACAATGTTATCCCTAATGGGCACTTCAAGAAACACTGGCAGAATTATGTAAAGACATGGTTTAATCAACCAGCCCGGAAAACCAGAAGAAGAAATG CTCGCCAGAAGAAGGCCGTCAAAATTTTCCCCCGCCCAACTGCTGGACCTCTTCGTCCCATTGTACATGGGCAAACATTGAAGTATAACATGAAAGTGAGGGCTGGAAGGGGATTTTCTCTAGAAGAGTTGAAG GCTGCCAACGTTCCCAAGAAACTTGCACCAACTATTGGGATAGCAGTTGATCATCGGAGGAGGAATCGTTCTCTGGAAACTCTTCAGGCTAATGTGCAGAGGCTGAAGACGTACAAGGCCAAGTTGGTTGTCTTCCCAAGGCGTGCTCGCAAATTTAAG GCTGGTGATTCTGCTCCTGAGGAACTTGCAACTGCCACCCAGGTCCAAGGCCCATACTTGCCAATTGTACGTGAGAAGCCATCTGTGGAGCTTGTGAAGGTCACTGAAGAGATGAAATCATTCAGGGCATATGACAAACTCCGCATTGAGCGGACAAACCAGCGCCATGTTGGTGCCAGGATGAAGAAAGCAGCGGAGGCTgagaaggaagagaagaagTAG